The following coding sequences are from one Musa acuminata AAA Group cultivar baxijiao chromosome BXJ1-6, Cavendish_Baxijiao_AAA, whole genome shotgun sequence window:
- the LOC135677165 gene encoding calmodulin-binding protein 25-like produces the protein MAENCSVLDTWMYRSYACISEAAIERENDALTKALQISLLADSSSSAAAAAIPSPESFSTATSSLVCLPTAVSQCHRLDPRAGRVAKKRRSRASKRSLTTYIAADPTNFRELVQRATGTRAGDSAGEHQYPAAAVQGSRLLPTLDTSSFLRDRADLAGPDVAASFGPAMDVPVLPEFDPFFVVSNYPTLDSWGVI, from the coding sequence ATGGCGGAGAATTGCTCGGTTCTCGATACGTGGATGTACCGCTCCTACGCCTGCATCTCCGAGGCCGCCATCGAACGCGAGAACGACGCACTCACCAAAGCCCTCCAGATATCTCTGCTCGCagattcctcctcctccgccgccgccgccgccatcccCTCCCCTgagtccttctccaccgccacctcTTCCCTCGTTTGTCTCCCCACCGCCGTCAGTCAGTGTCACCGCCTGGACCCGCGTGCCGGGAGGGTGGCGAAGAAGCGCAGGTCGCGGGCGTCGAAGCGCTCGCTCACCACCTACATCGCCGCCGACCCGACCAACTTCCGCGAGCTGGTCCAGCGGGCCACCGGAACTCGGGCTGGCGACTCGGCCGGGGAGCACCAGTATCCGGCGGCGGCCGTGCAGGGGAGCCGTCTTCTTCCGACGCTCGACACGTCGTCGTTCCTGCGCGACCGGGCCGATTTAGCCGGGCCGGATGTAGCCGCTTCGTTCGGGCCGGCGATGGATGTCCCGGTTCTTCCTGAGTTCGACCCGTTCTTTGTGGTGTCGAACTATCCCACGCTCGACTCGTGGGGCGTTATCTAA
- the LOC135677168 gene encoding F-box protein At5g46170-like has protein sequence MKSRSQIRAGRSRFPDQFDRIPDPLILIIFNKLADARSLGRCAAVSRRFRSLVPLVDDVYVKIDRVVTVDGDSCRSLTLSFPRPRKCFSHFLKLMLFAILRPIRNLHNPHCGGKRFLPQVSHRSPAQVLKNFRHVRRLRIELPAGDVRTEDGVLLRWRAEFGSTLESCVILGGTPTDRLPPSSGRAGKAEDDGSMPESFYTNGGLKLRVVWAIGTLIAASTRHYLLQEIIEDHPTLESLVLTDADGQGTLSMGIEQLKEFREKPLVASASSTRTHLPASNMKLRYAPYLELPEGMAMQGATLVAISPATDDTDGNSDREECDSFIRGAFEGPLDAAVNSLVERRIYLMEINGF, from the coding sequence ATGAAATCCAGATCCCAAATCCGCGCTGGCCGATCTCGGTTTCCCGACCAATTCGATCGAATCCCCGACCCCCTGATCCTCATCATCTTCAACAAGCTCGCCGACGCCCGGTCCCTCGGCCGTTGTGCCGCGGTGTCGAGGCGTTTCCGCTCTCTTGTCCCCCTGGTTGATGATGTCTACGTCAAGATCGACCGTGTCGTCACCGTCGATGGCGATTCCTGTAGATCCTTAACCCTCTCTTTCCCCAGACCAAGGAAGTGCTTCTCCCACTTCCTCAAGCTCATGCTCTTCGCCATCCTGAGACCCATCCGCAACCTCCACAACCCCCATTGCGGTGGCAAACGCTTCCTGCCACAAGTATCCCACCGCTCCCCTGCACAAGTCCTcaagaacttccgacacgttcgtcGCCTGCGGATCGAACTCCCCGCCGGCGACGTCAGAACGGAGGACGGGGTCCTTCTGAGGTGGAGGGCGGAGTTCGGGAGCACCCTCGAGAGCTGTGTCATTCTGGGAGGAACACCGACGGATCGCCTGCCACCTTCATCGGGCCGAGCAGGGAAGGCAGAGGACGACGGGAGCATGCCCGAGTCGTTCTACACGAACGGAGGCCTCAAGCTGCGTGTAGTTTGGGCAATCGGCACGCTGATTGCCGCTTCCACGCGCCATTACCTTCTCCAGGAGATCATCGAGGATCACCCAACACTGGAGAGCTTGGTCCTGACCGATGCCGATGGACAGGGAACTCTGAGCATGGGTATAGAGCAGCTGAAGGAGTTCAGAGAGAAGCCATTGGTGGCCTCGGCGTCATCAACTAGGACTCATCTTCCCGCATCAAACATGAAGCTAAGATATGCGCCGTACTTGGAGCTCCCCGAGGGGATGGCGATGCAGGGCGCTACACTGGTGGCCATCAGCCCAGCCACAGATGACACAGATGGTAATAGTGACAGGGAAGAGTGTGATTCGTTCATCCGTGGGGCGTTCGAAGGGCCACTGGATGCTGCAGTGAACTCATTGGTTGAGCGACGCATCTACCTAATGGAGATAAATGGTTTCTGA
- the LOC103989632 gene encoding UDP-rhamnose/UDP-galactose transporter 6: MAPTSKADRKAALDVTAWMFNVVTSVGIIMVNKALMATHRFSFATTLTGLHFAMTTIMTLLFKWLGYIQPSHLPVSNLIKFVLFANLSIVGMNVSLMWNSVGFYQIAKLCMIPVSCLLEVVFDKIHYSRATKLSIVVVLVGVAICTVTDVSVNAKGLMAAIIAVWSTSLQQYYVHFLQKKYSLGSFNLLGHTAPAQAASLLILGPFVDYWLTNKRVDRFDYNATVVLFIILSCTIAVGTNLSQFICIGRFTAVSFQVIGHMKTILVLILGFFLFGREGLNSHVIFGMILAVLGMMWYGSASSKPGGKERRTFSLPSDKSQKHGLRAESGEHDDKV, translated from the exons ATGGCACCTACAAGTAAGGCCGATAGGAAAGCAGCATTAGATGTAACCGCTTGGATGTTCAATGTTGTGACATCTGTTGGAATTATCATGGTCAATAAGGCCTTGATGGCTACGCATCGCTTCAGTTTTG CTACAACATTAACGGGTCTGCATTTTGCCATGACCACAATCATGACTTTACTTTTTAAGTGGCTGGGATACATTCAGCCCTCTCATTTACCTGTGTCTAACCTTATAAAGTTTGTGCTTTTTGCAAACTTATCGATTGTTGGGATGAACGTTAGTTTGATGTGGAACTCCGTTGGATTTTATCAG ATTGCTAAGCTGTGCATGATTCCAGTATCATGTCTTCTCGAAGTTGTGTTTGATAAAATTCATTACTCAAGGGCCACAAAGCTCAGCATAGTGGTGGTTCTCGTAGGTGTTGCTATCTGTACAGTTACTGATGTGAGCGTGAATGCTAAAGGGCTGATGGCTGCTATTATAGCAGTGTGGAGCACTTCTTTACAACAATAT TATGTGCATTTTCTTCAAAAGAAATATTCGCTAGGATCGTTCAACCTCCTCGGGCATACTGCTCCTGCTCAGGCAGCATCACTGTTGATATTAGGGCCTTTTGTTGATTACTGGTTGACGAACAAAAGGGTGGACAGATTTGATTACAATGCAACGGTCGTG TTGTTCATCATCCTCTCGTGCACCATTGCTGTAGGAACCAATCTTAGCCAGTTCATCTGTATAGGAAGATTCACGGCAGTGTCCTTTCAAGTAATCGGGCACATGAAGACAATCCTTGTCTTAATCTTGGGATTCTTCTTGTTCGGCAGGGAAGGCCTCAATTCACACGTAATCTTTGGAATGATCTTAGCGGTTTTAGGTATGATGTGGTACGGAAGCGCATCGTCAAAACCAGGGGGTAAAGAGAGGCGCACTTTCTCGTTGCCCAGTGACAAATCTCAGAAGCATGGACTGCGTGCAGAGTCGGGAGAGCACGATGATAAAGTTTGA
- the LOC135677163 gene encoding putative disease resistance RPP13-like protein 1 produces MAAAVLSSALSLIQDLVTRPRSQSPSKDAVAIHHDLDKLNGSMLQIQHLAADMAKEEENGKDETVRHWLRQLRGAAYDAEDLIDECRFQLLARSNTDNGAQMPPEEVHDPTHPPSQHGIAVRIRSLRERLDEIAKQRETLHWESCRELDAEAELPPPLLFNVDDSVVCGRDDDKREVIELLLANHRRDLSVIPIVGPGGVGKTALARLVYDDATIRDHFDARGWVYLSEDFDLIRLISAIVVSVTNMKHIYVEQDHGKPLKCQILRGKRFLLVLDNVQNENQTLWNSLRALLSVGLEGSAIVATTRSESVAKFMQTVLSYNLIPLPEEECQLLFEHHAFGSQNLTGNLNLVAIGKRITKKLKGMPLAAKMIGKLLCTEKNEEKWHAILQSGVWESTGLDGVVSSALRLSYYGLPTCLRVCFTYTALFPKGYLFKKDRLVQLWMAQGFIQPMGRKLPEDIGVEYFDELLRRSFFQQIGANEHVFTVHDLIHDLVQTIASKEICRIKNENFSFVTSEARHLSLCPEELGPFIRSCNRPRVLRTFLIVHRVLDTCDVDYVWSKACSPLSMPNDLFVGLKFLRTLDLSETPIVSLPESIDSIIHLRYLGLRHTKIRRLPESLCGLYNLQPLDLRDSEKLEELPKSITNVTNLRHLYLPRYVSIIPMPQGIGKLTNLQTLSTFYVDHGEQNCAIMELKDLVNLRGKFEIAGLHNVASVDYVEDALKDLRHIAKLILSSGINYDYGNLGEFDFSLFDRVVEDNQSLSNVHDELQTSTENVVQVSVPKEICNGLETTVFDKLRPHTNLMELVVRSYHSLQFPNWMGDASFSNLASVELEFCSKCEVLPPLGQLPLLRHLAFNELSGLENIGQEFCGHDAMIRIKGFPSLETLQFRSMYRWQEWSYVEDGSFPRLRHLELNYCPKLRRLPHILPSLVNLVIWHCPELMALPMLPSLTRLEGCCNEMIWSSMPQDLISRLQDLSICESEDLASLPLENLHAIREFNISSCQQNTSHVAFLELHLLNLVFLKRFKIRRCPGIWFSPNHKLPPALQVLEILNCPLLEEWCHGHGSNELVHISRLIIDQKDFHLVAAERTKDADQGIYEDS; encoded by the exons ATGGCCGCTGCTGTCCTATCCTCAGCGCTCAGCCTGATCCAAGACCTGGTAACTCGCCCACGGTCTCAATCCCCATCCAAAGATGCAGTAGCCATTCACCATGATCTCGACAAGCTCAACGGAAGCATGCTTCAGATCCAACACCTGGCCGCGGACAtggcgaaggaggaggagaacggcAAGGACGAGACCGTGCGGCATTGGCTCAGGCAGCTTAGAGGAGCGGCTTATGATGCCGAGGACTTGATCGATGAGTGCCGATTCCAGCTGCTGGCTCGATCCAACACCGACAACGGAGCTCAGATGCCGCCGGAGGAGGTACATGACCCAACCCACCCTCCATCTCAACATGGCATTGCAGTCAGGATTAGGAGCTTGAGAGAGCGGCTCGATGAGATTGCGAAACAACGTGAAACCCTCCACTGGGAGTCATGCCGGGAGCTCGATGCAGAAGCCGAGCTCCCACCGCCGTTGTTGTTCAACGTAGATGACTCTGTCGTCTGCGGTAGAGACGACGACAAGCGTGAAGTGATCGAGCTGTTGTTGGCCAACCATAGAAGAGACCTCTCTGTCATCCCCATAGTAGGCCCTGGGGGCGTCGGCAAGACCGCTCTCGCCCGTCTCGTCTACGACGACGCCACCATTAGAGACCACTTCGATGCCCGAGGTTGGGTATATCTGTCAGAAGATTTCGATCTTATCAGACTAATATCAGCAATTGTTGTCTCAGTAACAAACATGAAACATATTTATGTTGAACAAGATCACGGGAAACCTCTGAAGTGCCAGATATTGAGAGGGAAGAGATTCCTGTTAGTGCTAGATAATGTTCAGAATGAGAACCAAACCCTTTGGAATTCCTTGAGAGCCCTATTAAGTGTAGGTCTTGAAGGCAGTGCAATTGTAGCGACGACTCGTAGTGAATCAGTTGCCAAGTTCATGCAGACTGTGCTGTCCTACAACCTCATCCCATTACCTGAAGAGGAGTGTCAATTGTTGTTTGAACATCATGCGTTTGGAAGCCAAAATCTTACTGGTAACCTAAATTTAGTTGCTATTGGGAAGAGGATCACAAAAAAACTCAAAGGCATGCCATTGGCAGCTAAGATGATCGGTAAACTTCTATGCACTGAGAAAAATGAGGAGAAATGGCATGCCATCTTGCAGAGTGGTGTTTGGGAATCCACTGGTTTGGATGGTGTGGTTTCATCAGCTCTTAGACTAAGCTACTATGGTTTGCCTACATGTTTGAGGGTATGTTTCACGTACACCGCATTGTTTCCCAAAGGATACCTGTTCAAGAAGGATCGACTGGTTCAGCTGTGGATGGCCCAGGGTTTTATCCAACCTATGGGACGAAAACTCCCAGAAGACATTGGTGTGGAGTATTTCGATGAGTTGTTGAGACGATCATTCTTTCAGCAAATAGGGGCTAATGAACATGTGTTTACTGTGCATGACCTAATTCATGATCTTGTGCAAACTATTGCAAGCAAGGAAATATGTAGGATAAAGAACGAGAATTTTAGCTTTGTTACCTCAGAAGCAAGACATTTATCGTTGTGTCCTGAAGAACTTGGGCCATTCATTCGCTCCTGCAACAGACCCAGGGTTTTACGAACCTTTCTAATTGTGCATAGAGTATTAGATACTTGTGATGTTGACTATGTGTGGAGCAAAGCTTGCTCACCTTTGAGTATGCCGAATGACCTTTTTGTTGGCTTGAAGTTCTTGCGCACTCTGGATCTGAGTGAAACCCCTATTGTAAGTTTGCCAGAATCAATCGACAGCATTATACATTTGCGCTACCTTGGTCTCAGACATACAAAAATTAGAAGATTACCTGAATCTTTGTGTGGCCTTTACAATCTGCAGCCGTTGGACCTGAGAGATAGTGAGAAACTAGAAGAATTGCCCAAAAGCATAACAAATGTCACCAACCTGCGTCATCTTTATCTGCCAAGATATGTTTCAATTATTCCAATGCCACAGGGAATTGGAAAGTTGACTAATCTTCAGACACTATCAACATTTTATGTTGACCATGGAGAGCAAAACTGTGCAATAATGGAGTTGAAGGACTTGGTAAATCTCAGAGGAAAATTCGAGATTGCTGGACTGCACAACGTGGCAAGTGTAGACTATGTCGAGGATGCTTTAAAGGATCTAAGACACATTGCAAAACTGATTCTGTCCTCTGGCATCAATTATGACTATGGGAACCTTGGTGAATTTGATTTCAGCCTGTTTGACAGAGTTGTTGAGGATAACCAATCATTAAGCAACGTGCATGATGAGCTTCAGACTTCCACAGAAAATGTTGTACAAGTCTCAGTACCTAAAGAAATATGTAATGGTTTGGAGACGACTGTTTTTGACAAACTTCGTCCTCATACAAATCTGATGGAGCTGGTTGTGCGTTCTTACCACAGTTTGCAATTTCCCAACTGGATGGGCGATGCTTCCTTTTCCAATTTAGCCTCTGTTGAACTTGAATTTTGCAGCAAATGTGAAGTCCTCCCACCACTAGGCCAGCTGCCACTGCTCAGGCACcttgcttttaatgagttatcagGCTTAGAGAACATAGGTCAGGAGTTTTGTGGCCATGATGCTATGATCAGGATTAAGGGGTTTCCCTCTCTGGAGACGCTTCAATTCAGAAGTATGTACAGGTGGCAGGAATGGTCTTATGTAGAGGATGGTTCATTCCCTCGCCTTCGTCATCTTGAGTTGAATTATTGTCCTAAGTTAAGGAGATTGCCACACATCCTCCCTTCATTAGTGAATTTGGTAATTTGGCACTGCCCAGAGCTGATGGCCCTCCCAATGCTACCATCACTTACAAGGTTGGAAGGCTGTTGTAATGAGATGATATGGTCCTCCATGCCCCAAGATCTGATCTCCAGGCTTCAGGACCTGAGTATTTGTGAATCTGAGGACCTAGCATCCTTGCCGCTAGAAAATCTTCATGCAATCAGAGAGTTTAATATTTCAAGCTGCCAGCAAAACACAAGCCATGTTGCATTCTTGGAGTTACATCTGCTTAATCTTGTCTTTCTCAAACGCTTCAAAATCAGAAGATGTCCTGGCATCTGGTTCTCACCAAATCATAAGCTGCCGCCTGCACTTCAGGTTCTGGAGATATTGAATTGTCCCTTGCTGGAAGAATGGTGCCACGGACATGGGAGTAATGAACTAGTTCACATTTCTCGACTAATCATTGATCAGAAAGATTTCCATCTGGTTGCTGCAGAGCGAACCAAAGATGCTGATCAG GGAATATATGAAGACAGTTGA